One part of the Ziziphus jujuba cultivar Dongzao chromosome 2, ASM3175591v1 genome encodes these proteins:
- the LOC107418887 gene encoding single-stranded DNA-binding protein, mitochondrial, whose amino-acid sequence MATSMAALSRRLSRSLLSNPKTSHHCHKPFCTTIHQTSQQTSEAEDSDASSSDSDSAIPHSSSSNNSNQRRSLYDRPLEGGLDAGIYKAILVGQVGQKPVQKTLKNGMRLTMFAVGTGGIRNNRRPFDNENPNEYANRCAVQWHRVCIYPERLGSIAMKNALPGSILYMEGNLETKIFTDPITGLVRRIREIAIRQNGRIVFLGKEGNAQQPTQAELKGVGQY is encoded by the exons ATGGCTACTTCCATGGCTGCGCTGTCAAGAAGGCTCAGTCGCTCGTTGCTATCTAACCCTAAAACCTCTCATCATTGCCATAAACCCTTTTGCACCACCATCCACCAAACTTCCCAGCAGACCTCTGAAGCGGAAGACTCTGATGCCTCCAGCTCGGACTCTGATTCGGCCATCCCTCACTCTTCTTCATCCAATAACTCGAATCAGCGACGCTCTCTCTATGATCGGCCTCTTGAGGGAGGATTAGATGCAGGAATTTATAAG GCCATATTGGTTGGGCAGGTAGGACAGAAACCTGTGCAGAAGACATTGAAGAATGGGATGAGATTGACAATGTTTGCAGTTGGAACAGGTGGGATTCGAAATAATCGAAGGCCATTTGATAATGAAAACCCGAATGAGTATGCAAATCGTTGCGCTGTTCAGTGGCATCGGGTTTGTATTTATCCCGAGAGGTTGGGTTCGATTGCCATGAAGAATGCTCTGCCTGG CTCAATTCTATATATGGAGGGGAATCTCGAGACCAAAATTTTTACTGACCCGATAACTGGTCTTGTACGCCGCATAAGAGAGATTGCCATTCGTCAAAATG GTCGTATTGTATTTTTGGGAAAAGAAGGCAATGCCCAGCAACCAACACAGGCTGAATTAAAAGGCGTAGGTCAGTACTAG